One genomic window of Bacillus mycoides includes the following:
- a CDS encoding DMT family transporter, with translation MFHSKSMPAIKMILSMSIFGSIGFFSVQTGLPSFELVFVRCICATLFLALCWFVTGQYKSEKWNKKETIQILACGVFLVFNWVFLFKAFEVMSITIAISVYHLAPIIVLMIGSIVFKERLTVFAVISIVICFIGTVLVAGVDGSVSLEKLMSSGMVWALLAALFYAFTTLLGKGIKHTSAYAMTFVQTFLGIFLLLPFIDFGKFQGLTEMNWMMITATGLIHTGFVYYLFFDSLRDLSTRLISVLVFLDPAVAILLDTVFTGFRPTSMQVVGIILIFVGMALTFWKPRDERVKVYSEA, from the coding sequence TTGTTTCATTCAAAATCAATGCCAGCTATAAAAATGATTCTTTCGATGTCTATTTTCGGATCGATTGGATTTTTTTCTGTACAAACTGGTTTACCGTCTTTTGAATTAGTATTTGTTCGTTGTATTTGTGCGACTTTATTTTTAGCATTATGTTGGTTCGTAACAGGGCAATACAAAAGTGAGAAATGGAACAAAAAAGAAACCATACAAATATTAGCTTGTGGTGTATTTCTCGTTTTTAACTGGGTCTTTTTATTTAAAGCATTTGAAGTAATGTCGATTACAATTGCGATTTCTGTCTATCATCTTGCTCCAATCATCGTATTAATGATTGGCAGTATCGTATTTAAAGAGAGGCTAACAGTATTTGCGGTTATATCGATCGTTATTTGTTTTATCGGTACAGTTTTAGTAGCTGGTGTAGATGGAAGTGTGTCGTTAGAAAAGCTAATGTCATCTGGCATGGTGTGGGCACTTCTTGCAGCTTTATTTTATGCTTTTACAACGTTGCTAGGAAAAGGAATTAAGCATACGAGTGCATATGCGATGACATTTGTACAAACATTTTTAGGTATATTTTTATTATTACCATTTATAGATTTCGGGAAATTTCAAGGATTAACAGAGATGAACTGGATGATGATCACAGCGACAGGTCTTATACATACTGGGTTTGTATATTATTTATTTTTTGACAGTCTAAGAGATTTATCGACGAGATTAATTTCGGTATTAGTGTTTTTAGATCCTGCGGTTGCAATACTATTAGATACAGTCTTTACCGGATTTAGACCGACTAGTATGCAAGTAGTGGGGATTATCCTTATATTTGTAGGAATGGCACTTACTTTCTGGAAGCCGAGGGATGAAAGAGTGAAAGTGTACTCAGAAGCATAA
- a CDS encoding S-layer homology domain-containing protein: protein MKKRMLRIMTAATIMGGLLLNANVPNIKAEEYPEMIVFDDVPVDYWAYEYIIDVAYNKVMLGYGNGKFGVGDNVTREQVAAVLYRALNIKHEGPLHNPYKDISERSTMFPKEILALTEHGIFKGDEKGNFRPRETITRAEVAQVLTRAFSFEVKKKHTFIDVPNNYWAKNAISALQSNNVIIGTGNGKFEPNKFVTREQYAAFLYKAIINFHLKDEKY from the coding sequence ATGAAGAAAAGAATGTTGCGTATAATGACGGCAGCGACTATTATGGGTGGTTTATTATTAAATGCAAATGTTCCTAATATAAAAGCAGAAGAGTATCCAGAAATGATTGTATTTGATGATGTTCCAGTAGACTATTGGGCATATGAATATATTATAGACGTTGCATATAATAAAGTTATGCTAGGTTATGGAAATGGGAAATTTGGTGTTGGCGATAATGTAACGCGAGAACAAGTGGCGGCAGTACTGTATCGCGCACTTAATATAAAACATGAAGGACCGTTACATAATCCGTATAAAGATATTTCTGAAAGATCAACAATGTTTCCAAAGGAAATTTTAGCATTAACAGAACATGGTATTTTTAAAGGCGATGAGAAGGGGAATTTCAGACCGAGGGAAACGATAACACGTGCAGAAGTAGCACAAGTCCTTACACGAGCATTTTCATTTGAAGTGAAGAAGAAACATACATTTATAGATGTACCAAATAATTATTGGGCAAAAAATGCAATTAGTGCATTGCAATCTAATAATGTCATAATAGGAACAGGGAATGGAAAATTTGAACCAAATAAATTTGTAACACGTGAGCAATATGCAGCATTTTTATATAAGGCTATTATTAATTTTCATTTGAAAGATGAGAAGTATTAA